GCTGGCCACTGGGATGTCATGTTCCCACCACCCAGTGGGAtggggcaagtgtgtgtgtgtgtgtgtgtggaagagtgGGGGTGGAGAAGGGAGAAACCCCATTTAGGCCATTCAGTACCACAACTCGGGACGCAACCCAGTCTAGAGGGCACAGGACGCATCGTCCACGGAGCGTTTCTTGAGCTCCTTGCCTGGCTTGTGGTGCTGGTGATGTGGGTGGGAGCCGCTCAGTTTGCTGTGGTCGGAGAGCTGCAAGCCCAGCAGCTGGGTGTCTTGCAGGTGCCCAGTGGGGGAGCTGTGGCGGTGGGGCTCAGTGGTCTCCTCTGGTTCCACCCGCAGGTAGGCCTTCACTTTGTGGTGGCGGGCTTTGCTGTCGCTGAAGTCGATGACGCGACACTCATAGGTGCCTTCGTCCGTCGGTTTGACCCGAGAGAGCCGCAGCTTGTGGGAGATGTTACTGCCAACCACTTTCACGACCTGGAGGAGGTTGCAGGGGTTGGGCAGGGCAAGGGAGAGAGAGCACAGGATTAAAGCCACTGCAGATATTCAGGTCCCGACACAAAACTATTCCCAGACTCATCCCTACCCAGCAACCATTTTTATTCACAGCAGTGACAATACCTGCAAAAGTCATGtcgggttgtatccaacaaacatttgctcagggtagacccaatgaaattaataaacctcacttcattaattccaatgggtctactatgagtTGCACTAATATTGCATACAACACAGACTTTAATTGGCTCCAAAAGTCAAGGGGAGACCTTGTTGATGTTTCTATATGCAGAAAAAGGCTTTTGACAACAAAGAATGGCATTTCCTT
The Podarcis raffonei isolate rPodRaf1 chromosome 6, rPodRaf1.pri, whole genome shotgun sequence DNA segment above includes these coding regions:
- the VSTM2L gene encoding V-set and transmembrane domain-containing protein 2-like protein; its protein translation is MGGAFGLTLALCHSVGLYLQLGASSRPPQWENQISGNAFFTETPHDMTARAGEDVEMACSFRGSGSPSYSLEIQWWYVRTHKDWTDKQNWASNQLKASPQEEPGKEATKISVVKVVGSNISHKLRLSRVKPTDEGTYECRVIDFSDSKARHHKVKAYLRVEPEETTEPHRHSSPTGHLQDTQLLGLQLSDHSKLSGSHPHHQHHKPGKELKKRSVDDASCAL